Genomic window (Vicinamibacteria bacterium):
GAGCCAACCCTGGACTGGGGCCATCCTATTTCGCTTCGACCAACTCGACCTCGGGGGGTAACTCTTGTAATTGCTCGGGCATGGCCACCTACCGTTTTCACACGATGCTTCAGAACCTCAACATCACGGACACTCCGGTGGGATATACGCCTCCCCTCGGCCCCTCAGTGTCGTTTGACGTTTCGTACAACAGCAAGGAGTCGTATCAGCCGCAGACCTTCACTTATTCGAACCTGGGGCCTAACTGGACCTTTACTTGGCTCTCCTACATCCAGGACGACCCTGCGAATCTCGGGGCCGACGTCACTCGTTACGTGGGTGGGGGAGGCGTTGAGTACTCGAACGGGTATAACGCGACGACGCAGAGCTACGCGCCCGAGTACGCTAGCCACGGCATCATTGTTCTCATCTCACCTCCCAACTCTCCCATCAGCTACCAGCGCCAGCTTCCCGACGGGTCGGTCGAGGTATATGCCCTACTCGACCCATTGCCTTTGCACCGCAAAGTCTTCATGACCAGCCGGCAAGACGCCGCCGGGAACACGCTTACTTTCACCTACGACGCCAGCTTCCGATTGGTTGCAGCCACGGACGCTATAGGCCAGGTCACGACCGTTGCCTACCAGAATGCCGCCGATGCCCTCAAGATCACGAGCGTGACAGACCCTTTCGGACGATCGGCTCAGTTCCAGTACAATTCCTTGGGCCTGCTCACTTCCATCACCGATGTCATCGGCATCACCTCAAGCTTTAGCTACGAAGCGAACGATTTCATCTCGGCGATGACGACCCCTTACGGGACGACGCGCTTCACCCTTGGAAGCTACGCTAACGCCAATATCTTCCTTTGGATCCAGGCGACCGACCCCCTGGGGGGCACGGAGCGACTGGTCTTCATCACCGGATGGGCCCTCGGAGGGAGTAACGGTTTGCCCGCGAACGTGATTCCTGACACAGAGCCGGACTCGAACGTGCCCCCGGGTTTCGCTACCTACAACAAGGGGCTCAACGCCGCGGCGAGTGTCTTCTTCAGCAAGCGGGCCATGAGTCTATCGGGCGGGAACGACTTCACCATGGGGAAGATCACCACTTGGCTAATGGAAGGTGGTCTCGCGGCCTCCGATACGAAGCACAGCGAGGTCGCTCCCCTCGAAAACCGGGTCTGGTACCTCTATCCCGGCCAGCCACCGGTGCAGATAGCTCAAGAAGCGCAGAAGCCTTACGTCGTCATTGGAATCGCCAACCAGCCCAGCACGGTGGCTCGGGTGCTGGACGATGGCTCGTCGCAAGCCTACCGCTATGACAACAACTCCTTGGGACACGGGACGAGAGTGACCGATCCCCTGGGACGGACCACGTCCTATCTGTACGACACGAACGGGATAGACCTCCTCCAGGCCCGCCAGGCGAGCGGCCAAAAGTCAGAGCTGCTTCCAAGCTCCACCTATAATTCCCATCACCAGCCGCTGACCGCGACAGACATTTCCGGGCAGACGACGAACTACACCTACAATGGTCGAGGACAGGTCCTGACCATGACCACGCCGCCACGGGCAGGGATCACAGAGAACCGAACCACGAGCTACGCATACGACGCCAACGGGTACCTGCAGACCGTCACGGGTCCAGCAGCAGGGGCAACGACGACCTATACCTACGATGGCTTCGGGCGCGTCCGCACTGTCACCAACTCGGACAATTACACGCTCACATACGACTATGATGCCCTCGATCGGACAACCAAGGTCACCTATCCCGACGCTACGTACGAACTGACGGTATATAACTTCCTGGATGCCCAGGACCAGCGAGACCGCCTCGGGAGGTGGACCCACACGTATCATGACGCGCTCAGAAGAGTGGCGCTGGTCCGGGACGCTCTGGGGCAGGCGACCACATACCAGTGGTGCTCGTGCGGGAGCCTGGACGCGATCATCGATGCCAACGGGAACACAACGAGCTGGAGCCGCGATTCGCAAGGGAGAGTCACGACCGAAACCAGGGCGGACAACGCTCAGTTTCACTACATGTACGAGAACACAACGAGCCGACTCCTTCAGATGACCGACCCCTTGAACCAGGTCAAGGGATACCAGTACTTCCTCGACAACAACCTGAAGCAGATCACCTATACGAGCGCCGTGAACGCCACGCCGAGCGTGAGCTACACCTACGATCCCGTCTACAACCGGATCGCGACGATGACGGACGGGACGGGAACGACCACCTATATCTACAATCCGGTGACGAACCCTCCGGCCCTGGGGGCCGGGCTTCTCGCCAGTGTCTCGACGACTGCTCTCACGAATGCGACCGTTACTTACACCTACGACGAGCTGGGGCGGGTGGCAAGTCATGGCCTCTCGGCTTTTGCAGTGACCAACTCCTACGACGCGCTCGGTCGGCTGGCCACAGAAGCGAACCCGGTAGGGACCTTCACGTTCCGTTACGACGGGGTCACGGGACGTCCCCTAACGCTCACGTACCCCAACAATCAAGTCGGGCAGTACAGTTATTTCCCGAACTCCGGGGACCGTAGGCTTCAGCAGATCACGAACCTCAACCCCTCCAGTGCTACAATCTCCCAGTATGGCTACACATACGACCCGGAGGGGAACATCTCGACCTGGTCGCAGCAGGTGGGCTCAGGCACACCCAAGGTGTATGGTTTTGGCTACGACTCCGATAACGAAGTCAAGACGGCGCAGGTCACGGGACCGACTCCTCTGCCCGTGCCGAGCCGGTATGGTTACACGTACGACGCCGTGGGCAATCGAGGGGGAGTGCAGCTGGACGATACACCCGCCGCGGCCAGCTACAACAACCGGAACGAGCTCACGTCACAGCAAGGAGGGGTGGGTCCACTGCTTTTCCAGGGGACGCTCAACAAGCCGGCGACGGTCACCGTACAGGGGCAGCCGAGCGCGGTGTCTTCGACGAACGCCTTCAGCGGGCAGGCCCAGGTGCCCGCGGGCACGAGCAACATAGTGGTCACGGCCACAGACGCGAGCGGGAACACGCGCACGAATACCTACCAAGTGACAGTGTCGGGGGGGGCGGCGACCTACACCTATGACCTAAACGGAAACCAGAAAAGCAAGACCAGCGGTGGCGTCACGACTAGCTACGACTGGGACGCCGAAAACAGACTCCTCGACGTCAAACAGGGAACCACGACCCTCGCCAGCTTTGTCTACGCTGGCACGGGGAGAAGGTTCCAGAAGGTCGCAGGAGGCGCTACCCACACCTACGTCTATGATGGCGCAGACATCATCGAGGAGCGGCTCTCTAGTGGCCAGACTTACGACTACGTCCAAGGGCCAGGCGTCGACCGGCCGCTCGCCGTGAGAGACCAAGCGAGCGTCGTAAGCTACTACCTCGCCGACCACCTTGGAAGCATCGTACAGGTGACCAATAGCACCGGCACGGTGACGCTCTCCCGGGACTACGATCCCTTCGGGAACCCCCTCGCAGGGGCAGCGACTGCGGGATTTGCCTTCACAGGTCGCGAGTGGGACCCCGAATCAAACCTCTATTACTACAGAGCTAGATACTACGATCCCTCGCTAGCGCGGTTTTTTAGCGAAGACAAGGCCAGAACCAAGGCCGGCAACTCGTACAGCTACGTTGCAAACAATCCATTGACGAGGACCGATCCATCCGGTCTGGTGGAGGTCAATCTCTTCAAGGCGGAGCCCTTGCACAGCCTCGCAGCGAACTGCAAGAGTCAACCCGGGGTCTTCGTTATTGCAGGTCATGGCTTCCCCGGGTTCATGTTGGATGAATACCTCCCCGCTCTCCTGGATCCCGGCGCCGTCGCGAGGCGAATCAAGGGCTCTCCAGGCTGGAAATCGCAGGTGTTGCCAGGATGCGATAAGCCGTGCAAGGTGATCATTATTGGCTGTAACGTGGGGACCGGCGATGGCTCACTTGCCCAACAGGTCGCGAACAACTTGGATGTGGAAGTAGCCGGCATTTCTGGAGGTGACGGATTGTGGCACGTGAACGGCCAGGGTGGGTACTGCGGGTTGGAGCCAGAGCAGGGGGCCTTCTGGAAGAACTTCAAGCCCAGGAAATAGCTACAGTGAGTTCTCACTGCCGCCGCCGTGCGGCCTCTGCGATGCTCTGCCGGAGCCTATTCACCATCGTTGGCGCCTCGCTCTTTGCTTGCGATGTAGCGGTTGCCGATGATTCCACCTTGGCCGCTGCCGTGGCTCGGGATCGCGCGCAATTCGCGCTACTCGCGGAGGCAAAGCCTCCCTTCGAGCCATTGAGTGGAAGCTCACCTGTCTACGCTCAGCGTGTAGAGGACCGAATCCAGAATCTCAGGAAGCACGCAACACCGCAAGGCGGAGTGGAGTCCCTTGGCTTGCCGGGCCTTTTCAAGATCGTGCCGCCAGCGGTGCTTATCGGTGCGTCAACGGCTGAACGGATTCGTACCATACTGGCGGCGCCGGAGTCATACGAGCCGGAGGTACGTTCCACGTGCGTGTTCTCGGCGGTGGCTGCGTTCTCGTTCCCCACGCGTGCTGAGCTCCTGGTTATCGTTAGCAGTGCTTGTCATCAAGTAGCATTTGCAAAGGGCGACACGTTGCTCGGCACGTGGGTCATGAAGCAGGAAGCCGCCCAGAAGCTCTTCGCGATTGTAGGCGATGTCCTCCCCGCACCCACAGTTAAGGGTAACCATTGTGCGCCCCGTTAATGCGACCCCAACCTAGGAAGATTCCCTAGCGAAGATCCCGCGTCACAGCCCGGTGTTGGGAGCCTATTCATATACGCGGCAAACAGCCCAGCCAGGCTATCAGGTCCGTTTGGGCTCAAGCCCAGAGACCCCTTCTGGACAGCGAGGATGCCGTCAATAGACACATACCAATTCATCGCCGATCACGACTCGGACTACAAGTGGGATGCGTGGGAATACGGTGGAATGGTTTGTCAAGCTCTAAGGTGGCTGCATTTGCTGCACTCAACCGATTACCGACCGTCATCACGGCGATGTGGAACCGAGGGAAAGCCCCTGCAAGAACGGAATGAAGGAAGTTGGTTGGTACCACACTCATCCACCCGATTCGTTGCCGGGTTTCTCCGCCGCGGATAGGTTCAGGTCGAGTCCGTCACAGGACAACGTCCCGGGGTATGCGCTCCAGACTTCGGATGGGAAGGTGCTGAAGTACGTTTGGGCGCGAGGCTCCAAGGCCTACTCGATAATCGGCCAAGTCAGGATTCCGAAGCTGAAGTGAGCCGCCGCAGGCGCGGCCGCTGTCGTCCATTGGAGGCGAGATTTGCGGGTTGATCTTAGTGTTGCGATTCTCTTGACCTTTTTCTCGGTCCCGTCCGGCCGCGTAGGGCGGGATGATCACGTCGCGAGAGTGTCGATGGTCGAGCTCATCGCGTCGCCGGGAGCGTGGGACGGCAAACTTGTTCGAGTTCAAGGGCTTTGTCACGTCGAGTTTGAAGATTCAGGGCTCTATTTGCCTCGAGAGGACTCTGATTCGATGAATTCTTTGAACGCGTTGTGGCTTGAGATCGATCCCGCCCGCTACAAGGAATTGAATGAACCTTTTGTGGTTGTCGAGGGTAAGTTCGAGGCTGAACACAACGATCATGTGGGCCGCTGGAGCGGTACCATTCGCGACGTTACTAAGGTATTGAAGCTGCCACGGAGATCCAAGCTGTAGTTGCCAGCGTCGGCCGAGGGTGTGGGGCAAGGGAGGTGCCGCGCCCCCTGCCCCCCCATGCCCTGGTTTTCCCCCTTGGGGCGAGCGAGTATTTCCGCGCCCGCTACTATGGGTGCGTTCTTCCTTCTGAAGAGTTGTCTCGCGACTTAGGAGGGAAGCTTCTGAGAGGCTGCTGGTCTACTCCTCCGGCAAAACCGGCAACCTAGGTCGCGTGCCGCTTGGCCGGCGTCTTACGGACGTGCTGGCGCTTGATCCCCAGCCGGCCGATGCGCAGGTAGATGGTACGCCGCGTCACTCCCAGAGCCCTGGCAACCCGGGAGATGTTCCATTCATGCCGTTCGAACATAAGGAGGAGCTGGTCACGCATGACTTCATCTATGGTTGTCTCCTCGAGATAGCTTGCGACGGTTGGACTGTGCCGCAGCGCCCCCGTAATGGCTGGCGTGGCAAGGCGCGCCAGTTGCACGATCGCCTTCAGCTGACCCTTCTTAAGGGGCGCAGGGCAATCTACGTACAAGAGCCCTTCTAGGCTCTCCCCGATTCTCATTGGGACAACATACGCGGCTGTCGCCCCGCCCACGAGCGCGGCTCGCGCTTCCGGCGGGCCGGTGGTGTCCTCAGTGAAGGTGACCACTTCGCCATTCTCAAGCGCTTCGCGGCGCCGCGACCAGGCGTAGGCCACGAAGTCCAGCACCGGTTGATCCGTCCCCCGGGAACAGAACAAGCGCACCCGGTCTTGTTCCCGCACAAACATCGCGCTCCTCAGAACATGCAGCTCCGTCCTCACGAGGGAGAGGATCCGCTCCGCGAACCTCTGCGGTTGCGTCGCGGTTATCACGTCCCCCAACCCGCCTACTACCTCCCAAGATCTCAAAGCCCCACCTCCCTCTTGGGTGCGATCCTACCACCATGTGGATACGGGTCAATCAAAGAAGTTACGTGAGAGGAGTCCTCTCGTTCGAATCAAACGTCATCTGTTCACCTTGGTAGACATTTATCGCTCCCGTCAGATCCTCGGATCGTCCCTCAGCCCGCCCGAGCACCGATTGGAGGTGACGCCAGCCAAGTTGATGCGCGAGACTTGTATCCTTGAGTACCCAACAAGTGTATCCTTGCGCCCTCGGAGGCTCTGGAAAGGGCCACGCAGGAGGTGCACAATGCCTTTCGTCTTCGTGCTTTGGCTGGCGTTGCTCTTTGGGGGTTCAGGACCTTGGGACAACTCGAAGGTCATCGGTGCCAAGGACGGAGGAAGCGGGATCCCACCCGTCAAAGGGCCGGATCAAGGCAGCGGCATCCTGTTCAAGGCGCTCGACGGAGGGAGCGGAATCCCGCCTGTCCGCTGATAGGACCGCTCCGGGTGTCGGGTGGCATCTGTCCACCCAACCCCCAGTAGAGACCTCGTGGCGCCAGCACAGTATGCCCTCACGATCTGCGCCGTCGTCATCGTGGCGGGCACGCTCTGCGGCTTCATTGGTCGGCGCCTCTATCGGGCCTGCTCGTTCTTCGCCGTCTACCTCGCCGCCGTCTTTGTAGGGGAGCTCCTCATCCTCCTTCGGCCCGAGACTTTCTACCAGTGGAGCTTCTGGCAGGCCAAGGAGACCCTCTATGCCGTCCTCAAGCTCGCTATGGCATTCGAGCTTGGATACCGCAATCTTGGACGGCTGCCGGGCGCTAAGCGCACTGCCTGGCGCCTTGCTGCCGCCACTGTTGCGGGAACGCTCGTCGCATTGCTTCTTCCGGCCCGTGCTGCTGAGTACGCCCTCGATGCCGCTGACATCCAAGCCCGCCTCACCAATGGGACCATTCTCGTCTTGATGTCCATTTGGGGCGCCGTCCTCTGGTACCGAGTCCCTCTCCACTGGCTACACCGCGCGATTCTTTGCGGTCTCGTCCCTTATCTTGTGATCTTCACCTTGGTTCTGGGGTTACTCGTGACCGTCGGCCCAGATTTCCGCGACCTCGCCTCTCATACAGCGGGCCTCGCATATGACGCGCTTCTCATCTATTGGCTGTGGGAAGTCTGGCGGTTCCACGCAGCGTCAGAGGATCGCGCGGGAGTCCTGGGCCGACTGCAGCCTTGGCGCAGAGCTCTCTAGCCATGCTGTGGATCCTCGTTCTCGCCATCGTGTTTCTACTGCTTACGCCCGTGTTCTTGTATCTCACTGGCCGACGTCAAGAGCAACAGGTCGAAAAGGAGTGGGAACTTCTCCTCACGCAGCGAGGCACCAAAGAGATCGCGACCGCAACGGAGCGAGTTAACTCACAACTCGCAGTGATCGATTGGGCGTATGACCGCGCGGGGGCCGCGCAGGAGCGCGGGCAAACCCAGCAGGCCTTAGACCTTTTCAGGATCGGGTGCGAGCTCATCGAGGATCACTGCCCCACGATGCTGCATTGCTTGGGGGCTCTGGCCGCGCTCTCCCGGATGGCCTCGGCCATGGCCCCGAGCCGGCCGCTTCGTCCATCGCGCTTCCAGCTCCGTGAGCTGGCCCACCTCGCCCTCCTCAACCAGTTCCTGCACCACCTCCTTGTCACTACACGCGAGCGATTCCGGTTGAGGGTCGCGATACTCGTTAGGGGCTTCAGAACGCTCATGCGCATCGTGACGGCGTCCCGCACGAGAATCGAACGGTCGGAATCGGAAGGCGTTGCCGACATTAGAGAAGCGCTCGCCGCGCGGCACGACGTCCGGAGCCTGACTGACGAGACCCTCGAGACGTTCCGACTGCTAATTCTTTCGCTCGAAGCTGAGGAGAAGCAGACCCGCTCGCCCTAACGACCCCCCCACAAGCACCAATTAGGCTTTCAAGCTAAGCCCTTCGGTCAAGTCTGCAGCGCGCTGCGGTGGCGATCTAGCTTCTGCAGCGGACAACGAGCACACCCATCGCTCAGCCCGGGCTCCGTGGCGGTCTCGCTCGCGCTTCCTCATTGTCCCAAGTGGCCCCTCTCACGGGTGAAGGAGGTCCGCAAGTATCAAAGTCAGCCGTGAACGCGGCGGCGGGAGTGATAGTTGAGGTAAGCCGCTGCCAGTCGCGGACAGGGTCGGTAGGCAGGGATTGGGCATTTCATGAGCACCTTGACCTTCCAAAACACAAAGACTGGGCACCAAACACTCACCTCGGTAGTTGTAGGTTTCTGTTTGAGTGGACCAGAGAGACGGTTAAATGCTCCAGCCCTTCATCGACAACCTATAGGAGTGGTGAGTGGGAGAATGCCAGACATCGGGACACTTCAGGGTTCGCCTGCAGACGAACAGCATCAGGACTGAAGCTCTCAGGAGGTGTCTGGATGAAACCCAGCCGCGAGACCATACGCCGGGGCTTGATTCTCGTCACGCTCCTGTTTCTAGCGTACCTACTTCTCTGGCGCCAGCATCCGCGACTTCCAGAGTTCTCCCCCCCACCGAACCCGGGCACGGGGGAGGACGGGTCCCCGCGCTCAGAGAGAGGAGCACAGTGACTAACAAGAGGCAGCGCCCTTGGGCCGGTGGGGAAGTCGCCATGCTCTTGCTGGCTCTAGGCTTCATCGCGTTCCTGGTACTCCTTCTGCCACCACAGGTACTCGCTCAGTCGCCGTGGGAGTCGTCCGCGCAGAAGCTCCAGACGGCGTTCACCGGACCTATCGCGAAGGCCCTCTCGCTCGTCGCCATCGTCGTGGGGGGGCTCATGTTCGCCTACGGCGAGGGCCAGGGGAAGAAGGTCGTCGCGGGGATCGTCTTTGGCGTCGGCATGGCCGTAGGGGCCATGAACTTCCTGGCCTGGCTCTTCTAGGGGATCAGTCATGCGCCGATCCCCCGTCTACAAGGCCATCAACAAGCCCCTGACCATCATGGGGGTCGACCGCCGTCTCTTCTTCGCCGCCATGAGCCTCGGGGCGGGTATCTGGAACATGTTCAACACGATCAGCGGGGCCCTCACCGCGCTCACTGTCGCCGTCCTCATTGGCCGCTGGATCACGCAAACCGATCCCCAGCTCCCGCGGATCGTCCTCAACTCCGGGGCCTTCAGGGATGAGTACGACCCCGCTAAGAGCGATTGACGCCATGTTGAACGTTGCCCGGCTCGTGAAGCCGTGGAGAGAGAGCGGGGCCCTTCATTCCCACTTTCCGTGGTGGGGGTTTGTGGACGACCACACGCTTCTCACGAAGGGGGGGGACGTGGCCTCTTTCATCCACGTCCCCGGCATCGATTTCGAATGCATCGGCCAGGGGGAGCTCGACGCCTACACCAAGCGGTTCGAGGCTGCGCTCAAGCTCGTCGAGCCCTCCTGGCGCCTCTACCAGATCCTCTTCCGCCACAACGACCCCGTGGTCCCGCACCGCGAGTACCCGGACAAGGTCGTGAGCGCCGCCATGGGGGCCCGGGCCGCCCACTTCGCCCGGAGGGCCAAAGAGCTTTACAGCCTCGACGTCTACTACGTCCTCATGCACGAGGTGCAGCGCAAGGGCGCCCTGGGCCTCGCTTCCCGCGTCGAGGCTGCCTTCAAGACGGAGAAGCGAGCTGACCTCATCGAGCGTGAGATCGACCAGGCATCCCTCCGGCTCCGGGACCGCCGGCGGAACCTGCTCGCCCAGCTCTCCGATTTCCTCCCCGCGCGAGTGCTCGACAAGCGCGAGGCGTTCCTGGTCCTGCGCCGGCTCCTCAACCCAGATCCCGGGAAGGCGGCGACCCCCGGCCTCAAGTACGACACCCACGTCGACTACTACGCCGCGGACTCGCCGCTTGAGGCCTTCCGCGACCACCTGCGGCTCGACGGCTACTACCTCCGCACCGTCACCCTCAAGGACCCGCCCGCCCAGACCTGGCCGCTCCTTCTTCGGAAGCTCTACGAGCTTCCCGCCAACTACCACCTCGTCACCGAGTGGCACCCCCTCCCGGTCGAGGATGCCCGGAGGATCATCACCAGGGCCCGGCGCCATCACCACACCCAGAAGACCTCGGTCATGGCTCACATGGCCGAGAGCGCCAACCCGAGCGAGATCCTCGTGGACGAGTCCAAGGGCGCCCTCGTCCGCTCCTTGAACGACGCGCTCACGGACATGGAGATGAAGGGGACCTACTTCGGCGAGTACAGCTTTACCGCCGTCCTCTACGACCGCGACCGGGGGAGGGTGGACCGGGCGGTGGCCGAGGTCTACAAGGCGTTTGCCGCCCACGACGGGGCGGTCTTCCCGGAGACCTACAACCTCCTGAACAGCTACTTCGCGGCCCTACCCGGGGCCTATGCCCACAACCTCCGGAAGCTCCTCGTCTCGAACGCCAACGCCGCCGATCTCGCGTTCATCTTCTCGCTCTCCCAGGGCGAGCCCAGGAACGAGCATCTCCGGGACGAGTACCTGGCCATCCTGGAGACCGAGCACCGGACGCTCTACTACTTCA
Coding sequences:
- a CDS encoding TrbC/VirB2 family protein translates to MLLLALGFIAFLVLLLPPQVLAQSPWESSAQKLQTAFTGPIAKALSLVAIVVGGLMFAYGEGQGKKVVAGIVFGVGMAVGAMNFLAWLF
- a CDS encoding RHS repeat-associated core domain-containing protein — translated: MFRAVARAVVPGQVLLSVLIASASAVDKDQTPAPPKVNRTVPKVTPPPAMPVFSAQPTEEEIFRARVFEEPLVPLRTRPSPEENKALSQVLMSYLTLGRDQGPPALEAFLEAHPVSPWRASLLTSLGLVYRRTGYYSRALLAWEEAWALAKGETEPKGQAVGDRAAGELATLNARLGRVEPLEALLDEVSHRSMHGSAAQKIAQAKQSLTLMQKVPAVSFRCGPLALNQVLALSRADHSPDPTVAAFPSTRQGTSLLQLKDLAEKVGTAVMMAKREGDAEIVMPAVAHWKAGHFAALIRREGSLFLVVDPTFGDAIWMSRKALNDESTGYFLIAAPIPTGWREVGDAEGAKVWGKGANPGLGPSYFASTNSTSGGNSCNCSGMATYRFHTMLQNLNITDTPVGYTPPLGPSVSFDVSYNSKESYQPQTFTYSNLGPNWTFTWLSYIQDDPANLGADVTRYVGGGGVEYSNGYNATTQSYAPEYASHGIIVLISPPNSPISYQRQLPDGSVEVYALLDPLPLHRKVFMTSRQDAAGNTLTFTYDASFRLVAATDAIGQVTTVAYQNAADALKITSVTDPFGRSAQFQYNSLGLLTSITDVIGITSSFSYEANDFISAMTTPYGTTRFTLGSYANANIFLWIQATDPLGGTERLVFITGWALGGSNGLPANVIPDTEPDSNVPPGFATYNKGLNAAASVFFSKRAMSLSGGNDFTMGKITTWLMEGGLAASDTKHSEVAPLENRVWYLYPGQPPVQIAQEAQKPYVVIGIANQPSTVARVLDDGSSQAYRYDNNSLGHGTRVTDPLGRTTSYLYDTNGIDLLQARQASGQKSELLPSSTYNSHHQPLTATDISGQTTNYTYNGRGQVLTMTTPPRAGITENRTTSYAYDANGYLQTVTGPAAGATTTYTYDGFGRVRTVTNSDNYTLTYDYDALDRTTKVTYPDATYELTVYNFLDAQDQRDRLGRWTHTYHDALRRVALVRDALGQATTYQWCSCGSLDAIIDANGNTTSWSRDSQGRVTTETRADNAQFHYMYENTTSRLLQMTDPLNQVKGYQYFLDNNLKQITYTSAVNATPSVSYTYDPVYNRIATMTDGTGTTTYIYNPVTNPPALGAGLLASVSTTALTNATVTYTYDELGRVASHGLSAFAVTNSYDALGRLATEANPVGTFTFRYDGVTGRPLTLTYPNNQVGQYSYFPNSGDRRLQQITNLNPSSATISQYGYTYDPEGNISTWSQQVGSGTPKVYGFGYDSDNEVKTAQVTGPTPLPVPSRYGYTYDAVGNRGGVQLDDTPAAASYNNRNELTSQQGGVGPLLFQGTLNKPATVTVQGQPSAVSSTNAFSGQAQVPAGTSNIVVTATDASGNTRTNTYQVTVSGGAATYTYDLNGNQKSKTSGGVTTSYDWDAENRLLDVKQGTTTLASFVYAGTGRRFQKVAGGATHTYVYDGADIIEERLSSGQTYDYVQGPGVDRPLAVRDQASVVSYYLADHLGSIVQVTNSTGTVTLSRDYDPFGNPLAGAATAGFAFTGREWDPESNLYYYRARYYDPSLARFFSEDKARTKAGNSYSYVANNPLTRTDPSGLVEVNLFKAEPLHSLAANCKSQPGVFVIAGHGFPGFMLDEYLPALLDPGAVARRIKGSPGWKSQVLPGCDKPCKVIIIGCNVGTGDGSLAQQVANNLDVEVAGISGGDGLWHVNGQGGYCGLEPEQGAFWKNFKPRK
- a CDS encoding helix-turn-helix domain-containing protein, giving the protein MRSWEVVGGLGDVITATQPQRFAERILSLVRTELHVLRSAMFVREQDRVRLFCSRGTDQPVLDFVAYAWSRRREALENGEVVTFTEDTTGPPEARAALVGGATAAYVVPMRIGESLEGLLYVDCPAPLKKGQLKAIVQLARLATPAITGALRHSPTVASYLEETTIDEVMRDQLLLMFERHEWNISRVARALGVTRRTIYLRIGRLGIKRQHVRKTPAKRHAT
- a CDS encoding VirB3 family type IV secretion system protein, coding for MRRSPVYKAINKPLTIMGVDRRLFFAAMSLGAGIWNMFNTISGALTALTVAVLIGRWITQTDPQLPRIVLNSGAFRDEYDPAKSD